A region of the Streptomyces durocortorensis genome:
CCGTCGTCGCGGGAACGCAGGCCGAAGATCGTCGACCTGATGATCTTGATGGTTTCGTCGAGGTCGTCCACCGCCCGCAGGATGCGCTCGGAAGCCACGTCGTCCTGGACGCGCCGCCCGGCGCTCTGCAGCGTCATGCCGGTGGCGAAGAGCCGCTGGATGGCCAGGTCGTGCAGGTCGCGTGCGATCCGGTCGCGGTCCTCCAACAGCGTGATCTGCTCGGCGTCCTGACGGCGTTCCGCCAGCTCCATCGCGACGGCGGCCTGCGCGGCGAAGACCTGGAGAGACTCGGTCTCCTTGCCGGTGAACTCCCGGCCGCCCGACTGCCGGGCCAGCAGAACCACTCCCTGGGCCTCGTCGCGCGAGCCGATCGGCACAGCGACGGCCGGTCCGAGCCCGTCGGAGCGCGGCGGGCCGACCGAGAGCGGGGAGTCACGTGAAACGTCCGCGGTGCTGACAGGAGCCCGGTGAACGAACGCCTGCCCGACGAGAGTGCCTTCCACCGGCAGGACGACCCCCCGCCATACGTCGGCCTCCTGGCCTATTGCGAGTTCCACGGCGAGTGTGTCCGTCCCGCTCACCGGCATCGCCACCACGCTCAGGGCCGAAGCGGTGATCTCCCTCGCCCGGTCCGCGATCAGCGGCAGCACCCCGCCCTGGTCGGCACCGGACATCAACGTGTGGGTGATCTCCGCGTTCGCCTCCAGCCAGCGTTCCCGCAGCCGGGACTCCTCGTAGAGGCGAGCGTTGTCGATCGCCACACCTGCCGCCACGGCCAGCGTGGCGAGCACCGACTCGTCGTCCTCGTCGAACTGCTGCCCGCCGCGCTTCTCCGTCAGGTACAGGTTGCCGAAGACGTGGTCGCGCACCCGGATGGGGACACCGAGGAAGGTGTTCATCGGCGGATGGTGGGCCGGAAAGCCGTAGGAGGACGGGTGCTCGGAGAGCTTGGGCAGACGCAACGGCTCCGGGTGGCGGATGAGCTCGCCCAGGATGCCGTGGCCTTCCGGGTAGGGTCCGATCCTCGCGATCTGTTCCTCGTCCACACCCACCGTGTGGAAAGCCGACAGCCGTTTGCCGTCCGGGCCGATCACCCCGAGCGCGGCGTACTCGGCGTCGACGAGGGCCGCCGCGGCCTCCACGATACTGCGCAGCGCCTGCTCCAGGTCCAGCTCACGGCCGACCGACAGCACGGCCTCCAGCAGGCTGTGAACCCGGTCCCGGGTCCCGCGCGCCGCGTCCAGCCGGGCCTGCAGCTCCTCCAGCAACTCGTCCAGTCGCAGTTGCGGCAGTCGCACCCGTGCCTCACGGGCTCCCTCGGCGTTCTCCACCCGCTACTCCTCCAACGCCGCACCGCCTGGCCACCGTCCCGTGCACCACCACAGTATCGGCTCGAACAGGAGCAGGACGAGGGACCGTCTCAGCCGTGCGGGCCCGACCGCCGGGCCTTCGCCTTCAGCGCCCGTCGGGTCGCATACGGTCGCGGGCCTGGGTGGCGATGACCGCGGCCTGGACGCGGCGCTCCACGCCGAGCTTGGCAAGCAGGCGGGAGATGTGGTTCTTCACCGTCTTCTCCGCGAGGTACA
Encoded here:
- a CDS encoding sensor histidine kinase translates to MENAEGAREARVRLPQLRLDELLEELQARLDAARGTRDRVHSLLEAVLSVGRELDLEQALRSIVEAAAALVDAEYAALGVIGPDGKRLSAFHTVGVDEEQIARIGPYPEGHGILGELIRHPEPLRLPKLSEHPSSYGFPAHHPPMNTFLGVPIRVRDHVFGNLYLTEKRGGQQFDEDDESVLATLAVAAGVAIDNARLYEESRLRERWLEANAEITHTLMSGADQGGVLPLIADRAREITASALSVVAMPVSGTDTLAVELAIGQEADVWRGVVLPVEGTLVGQAFVHRAPVSTADVSRDSPLSVGPPRSDGLGPAVAVPIGSRDEAQGVVLLARQSGGREFTGKETESLQVFAAQAAVAMELAERRQDAEQITLLEDRDRIARDLHDLAIQRLFATGMTLQSAGRRVQDDVASERILRAVDDLDETIKIIRSTIFGLRSRDDGTAPGLRSRAVRAIGEAAPLLGFAPSVRMEGLLDTHVPGKTADHVMAVLTEALTNVARHARADRADVVLDTDGKQVRLTVTDNGVGIPAGGRRSGLANMAERARTLGGDMELQSPEGKGARLVWHAPLEQPSGTAEGARPGS